Proteins encoded in a region of the Candidatus Poribacteria bacterium genome:
- a CDS encoding Ldh family oxidoreductase, with protein sequence MPTFEAQQLKEIALSIFESAGVPDDEAETVSQALINANLAGHDSHGVIRIPQYIDMLLKGMIKPGCGIEVLCETPTTAVIDGKWGFGQVVASKAMKTAIDKAKANYLGAVAARRCNHVGRIGDYAEMAAYEGMIGMVTVNNHGAGLLVAPWGGKERRLSTNPISFAIPRGEGEPILLDITTSVAAEGKVRVKRNRGERLPEGWIIDHEGRPSTDPNDLYGSEDKPPGALLPMGGQVGYKGFGLSVIVDVLSGALSGAGCSGTPGSRLGNSILALAINIEGFRPIGDFKSEVDRFVRFIKSCPLAPGFDEILMPGEIENRTKAKRLRDGIFVDEVTWGQIIEAARKVGVRI encoded by the coding sequence CATTTGAGGCCCAGCAATTGAAGGAGATAGCGCTCTCGATCTTCGAATCGGCCGGTGTTCCCGACGATGAGGCCGAAACGGTCTCACAGGCCCTTATCAACGCCAACCTCGCCGGCCATGACTCACATGGGGTGATCAGAATCCCCCAGTATATCGATATGCTGCTTAAGGGGATGATAAAACCCGGATGTGGCATAGAGGTTCTCTGTGAAACGCCGACTACAGCCGTGATAGACGGGAAATGGGGATTCGGCCAGGTGGTCGCCTCAAAAGCGATGAAAACGGCGATCGATAAGGCGAAGGCCAATTATCTGGGGGCTGTTGCGGCCCGGAGATGCAATCATGTGGGTCGGATAGGAGATTACGCCGAGATGGCCGCATATGAGGGCATGATCGGGATGGTGACGGTCAACAATCACGGCGCAGGGCTATTGGTCGCCCCATGGGGCGGGAAGGAGAGGAGGCTCTCAACCAACCCGATCTCCTTCGCCATCCCTCGCGGCGAGGGTGAACCGATCCTGCTGGACATAACCACAAGCGTAGCGGCTGAGGGTAAGGTTAGAGTCAAACGAAACAGGGGGGAAAGGCTGCCTGAAGGATGGATAATCGATCACGAGGGCAGACCCTCAACCGATCCGAACGATTTATACGGCTCAGAGGATAAACCACCGGGCGCACTTCTGCCGATGGGAGGACAGGTCGGATATAAGGGGTTCGGATTAAGCGTGATAGTGGACGTACTCTCAGGTGCTCTTTCAGGAGCGGGTTGTAGCGGAACTCCGGGATCAAGGCTCGGTAACTCTATCCTCGCCCTCGCCATCAACATCGAAGGATTCAGGCCGATCGGTGATTTCAAATCGGAGGTCGATCGGTTCGTCCGGTTCATAAAATCCTGCCCGCTCGCCCCCGGATTCGACGAGATCCTGATGCCGGGCGAGATCGAAAACCGGACGAAGGCGAAAAGATTGCGTGATGGGATCTTCGTGGATGAGGTTACTTGGGGGCAGATCATCGAGGCTGCCCGAAAGGTGGGAGTAAGGATATGA